The Leucobacter rhizosphaerae genome includes a region encoding these proteins:
- the argH gene encoding argininosuccinate lyase, with the protein MSNDLPNTAPSASDASHDGNRAAEAGALWGGRFASGPSAALAALSKSTQFDWVLAEYDIRGSKAHASALAAAGYLSDTELADMRAALDELAARVADGRFVAAEADEDVHSALERGLIEITGVQLGGKLRAGRSRNDQIATLVRLYLLDHADTIRGLLLDLVEAILNQSLAHPTAILPGRTHLQHAQPVLLAHQLAAHAWPVIRDLERLRDWAQRASHSPYGGGALAGSSLGLDPRLVASELGLGDPLENSIDGTAARDVVAEFAFICAQIGIDLSRLSEEIILWNTKEFGFVRLHDAFSTGSSIMPQKKNPDIAELARGKSGRLIGNLTGLLATLKGLPLAYNRDLQEDKEPVFDSVAQLEVLLPAFTGMVATMTFDTDRMAELAPQGFSLATDVAEWLVKQGVIFRDAHEISGELVRVCEERGIELHEPSDEELASVSPHLTPEVREVLTITGSVNSRVGVGGTARVRVDEQLARLAERIAEFQTTGLSSAAGSSAL; encoded by the coding sequence ATGAGCAACGACCTCCCGAACACTGCGCCCTCGGCATCCGACGCCTCGCACGACGGCAACCGGGCCGCCGAAGCCGGCGCCCTGTGGGGCGGCCGCTTCGCGAGCGGTCCCTCGGCCGCGCTCGCCGCGCTCAGCAAGTCCACTCAGTTCGACTGGGTGCTCGCCGAGTACGACATCCGCGGCTCGAAGGCGCACGCCTCGGCGCTCGCCGCGGCCGGTTATCTGAGCGACACCGAACTGGCCGACATGCGCGCGGCACTCGATGAGCTCGCGGCGCGCGTGGCTGACGGGCGCTTCGTCGCGGCCGAGGCCGATGAAGACGTGCACTCCGCACTGGAGCGCGGCCTCATCGAGATCACCGGGGTGCAGCTCGGCGGCAAGCTCCGCGCGGGCCGCAGCCGCAACGATCAGATCGCCACACTCGTGCGGCTGTACCTGCTCGATCACGCCGACACGATTCGGGGCCTGCTTCTCGACCTCGTCGAGGCGATCCTGAACCAGTCGCTCGCGCACCCCACCGCGATCCTGCCCGGCCGCACGCACCTGCAGCACGCGCAGCCGGTGCTGCTCGCGCACCAGCTCGCCGCGCACGCCTGGCCCGTGATCCGGGATCTCGAGCGGCTCCGCGACTGGGCTCAGCGCGCGAGCCACTCGCCGTACGGCGGGGGAGCGCTCGCGGGCAGTTCGCTCGGGCTCGACCCGCGCCTCGTGGCCTCCGAGCTCGGTCTCGGCGATCCGCTCGAGAACTCCATCGACGGCACGGCCGCCCGCGACGTGGTCGCCGAGTTCGCGTTCATCTGCGCGCAGATCGGGATCGACCTGTCTCGGCTCAGCGAGGAGATCATCCTCTGGAACACGAAGGAGTTCGGCTTCGTGCGCCTGCACGACGCGTTCTCGACCGGCTCGTCGATCATGCCGCAGAAGAAGAATCCCGACATCGCGGAGCTGGCACGCGGCAAGTCCGGACGCCTGATCGGCAACCTGACCGGCCTGCTCGCCACGCTCAAGGGCCTGCCGCTCGCCTACAACCGCGACCTGCAGGAGGACAAGGAGCCCGTCTTCGACTCCGTGGCTCAGCTCGAGGTGCTGCTGCCCGCCTTCACCGGCATGGTCGCGACCATGACCTTCGACACCGACCGCATGGCCGAGCTCGCACCTCAGGGCTTCTCGCTCGCGACCGACGTCGCCGAGTGGCTCGTGAAGCAGGGCGTGATCTTCCGCGACGCTCACGAGATCTCGGGTGAGCTCGTGCGCGTGTGCGAGGAGCGCGGGATCGAGCTGCACGAGCCGAGCGACGAGGAACTCGCCTCGGTGTCGCCGCACCTCACGCCGGAGGTGCGCGAGGTGCTCACCATTACGGGCTCCGTGAACTCGCGTGTGGGCGTGGGCGGCACGGCACGAGTACGGGTCGACGAGCAGCTCGCGCGGCTGGCCGAGCGGATCGCCGAGTTCCAGACCACGGGCCTCAGCTCTGCCGCAGGGTCCAGCGCGCTCTAG
- the argF gene encoding ornithine carbamoyltransferase translates to MTRHFLRDDDLSPAEQLEILDLAIDLKRDRFARRPLEGQQTVAVIFDKTSTRTQVSFSVGVADLGGNPLIMDSKASQLGAKESIADTAKVLSRMVELIVWRTYAHSGLEEMAAHSSVPVINSLSDDFHPCQILADLQTIRERKGNLRGLTATYVGDAANNMGHSYLLGFATAGMHIRVAGPEGFHPRADIIADAERIAAQTGGSVSVMTDPVAAVTGADAVITDTWVSMGQEAEKAERIATFGAYRVTPELMAHAKPEAIFLHCLPAYREYEVAASVIDGPQSVVWDEAENRVHAQKALMTWLLARSEDGE, encoded by the coding sequence GTGACTAGGCACTTTCTACGCGACGACGACCTGAGCCCCGCCGAGCAACTGGAGATCCTCGATCTGGCGATCGACCTCAAGCGCGACCGCTTCGCCCGACGTCCGCTCGAGGGCCAGCAGACCGTTGCCGTCATCTTCGACAAGACCTCCACTCGGACCCAGGTCAGCTTCTCCGTGGGCGTCGCCGATCTGGGCGGCAACCCCCTCATCATGGATTCGAAGGCCTCGCAGCTGGGTGCGAAGGAGTCGATCGCCGACACGGCGAAGGTGCTCTCCCGCATGGTGGAGCTCATCGTGTGGCGCACGTACGCCCACTCCGGGCTCGAGGAGATGGCCGCGCACTCCAGCGTGCCCGTGATCAACTCGCTCTCCGACGACTTCCACCCCTGCCAGATCCTCGCCGATCTGCAGACGATCCGCGAGCGCAAGGGCAACCTGCGCGGGCTGACGGCGACCTACGTCGGGGATGCGGCGAACAACATGGGCCACTCCTACCTGCTCGGCTTCGCGACCGCCGGCATGCACATCCGCGTCGCGGGCCCCGAGGGCTTCCACCCGCGGGCCGACATCATCGCCGACGCCGAGCGCATCGCCGCCCAGACCGGAGGCAGCGTCTCCGTGATGACGGATCCCGTCGCCGCGGTCACGGGCGCCGACGCCGTGATCACCGACACCTGGGTGTCGATGGGGCAGGAGGCCGAGAAAGCCGAGCGGATTGCCACGTTCGGCGCCTACCGCGTGACGCCGGAGCTGATGGCGCACGCGAAGCCCGAGGCCATCTTCCTGCACTGCCTCCCCGCCTACCGCGAGTACGAGGTGGCCGCATCAGTCATCGACGGCCCGCAGAGTGTGGTGTGGGACGAGGCCGAGAACCGCGTGCACGCCCAGAAAGCCCTCATGACCTGGCTGCTCGCGCGGTCCGAAGACGGAGAATAG
- a CDS encoding M20 metallopeptidase family protein, with the protein MGDGTWSRFFAAVDEELAGAVDLRRRLHRAPAVSGAEGPTLDAVIEALGVADWQPIAETGALVRIGPATGPAIGIRAELDALPIVERTGSPYASENGAMHACGHDIHISAAVAIGRAALRVPLPVALLLILQPREEAYPSGARDICESELFHTHELGQVFGAHVHPRIPAGGIAIGAGAVNAAADEFNIEIDGHGGHAAYPHHARDPIVALGAVIGALQTLVSRRLDPMHPAVLTFGTVTAGSAANVIPDRAYASGSLRTMDTDDRVRLHDEVGAMVSAIAHAHGCTGTVRITKGEPILFNDPDLSHAVQTAFDRAGVVTVDPMRSCGADDFSFYSEQFPGVMMFVGVGDGPDTPALHSATFMPPDSAIADIARAYALAIQAVVQLESEG; encoded by the coding sequence ATGGGTGACGGAACGTGGTCGCGATTCTTCGCGGCGGTCGATGAAGAACTGGCCGGCGCGGTCGATCTCCGGCGTCGGTTGCACCGCGCGCCGGCGGTGTCCGGCGCCGAGGGCCCGACGCTCGACGCGGTGATCGAGGCGCTCGGCGTGGCAGATTGGCAGCCGATCGCCGAGACCGGTGCGCTCGTGCGTATCGGCCCGGCCACGGGCCCCGCGATCGGGATCCGCGCCGAGCTCGACGCCCTGCCGATCGTCGAGCGGACCGGCTCGCCGTACGCCTCCGAGAACGGGGCGATGCACGCGTGCGGGCACGACATCCACATCTCCGCTGCGGTGGCGATCGGCCGCGCGGCGTTGCGGGTGCCGCTGCCGGTGGCGCTGCTGCTGATCCTGCAGCCGCGCGAGGAGGCGTATCCGTCGGGGGCGCGCGACATCTGCGAGAGCGAGCTCTTCCACACGCACGAACTCGGGCAGGTATTCGGCGCGCACGTCCATCCGAGGATCCCCGCGGGCGGCATCGCGATCGGTGCGGGCGCCGTCAACGCGGCGGCGGACGAATTCAACATCGAGATCGACGGCCACGGTGGCCACGCGGCGTACCCGCACCACGCTCGCGATCCGATCGTGGCGCTGGGCGCGGTGATCGGCGCACTGCAGACACTGGTCAGCCGGCGGTTGGATCCGATGCATCCGGCGGTGCTGACCTTCGGCACGGTGACCGCCGGATCCGCGGCGAACGTGATCCCGGATCGCGCGTACGCCTCGGGGTCGCTCCGCACGATGGACACGGACGACCGCGTCCGGCTGCACGATGAGGTGGGGGCGATGGTCTCGGCGATCGCGCACGCGCACGGGTGCACCGGCACCGTGCGGATCACGAAGGGTGAGCCGATCCTCTTCAACGATCCGGACCTCTCGCACGCGGTGCAGACGGCGTTCGACCGCGCCGGCGTGGTGACCGTCGACCCCATGCGCTCCTGCGGTGCCGACGACTTCTCCTTTTACAGCGAGCAGTTCCCGGGCGTCATGATGTTCGTGGGGGTCGGTGACGGGCCGGATACTCCGGCGCTGCACAGCGCGACCTTCATGCCACCCGACTCGGCGATCGCCGACATCGCTCGGGCGTACGCGCTCGCCATCCAGGCGGTCGTGCAGCTCGAGTCCGAGGGGTAG
- a CDS encoding glutamine synthetase family protein, with the protein MTLPIAAILTADLVGHVRGRAFPADEIASYERSGSGWVPANLALDAFGRIITPNPFGAVGDTRLMPDPATTTAIVHAESEHPVTVMLGDLVNPDGTPWDCCPRTFLRDAIRDLEAETGLRVISAFEHEFMLRDEDRVPGRKPFSLESLLTYEPLGSRVLDALRTAGLEPEMWLPEFGDRQWEVTIAPAEALIAADRAILLKEIVRNVVREAGLDATFSPIVAENGGGNGVHIHLSLIDADGTPVTHDPARPGGLSEIAGSFAAGILTHAAAIQALTAGTDVSYERLAPGRWSVGGLYLGENNREALLRICPLFNTPGANHARQFNLEYRGADATSNPWIALGVLIRAGLEGIRRGLPAPTVISGDPGLLPEAEVEAASFGAMPSTLEQALANLERDTAVTGWLSPRLLETFLLVKRAESAEWSALSTDDRYRVYAEAY; encoded by the coding sequence ATGACCTTGCCGATTGCCGCCATTCTCACCGCCGACCTCGTCGGGCACGTTCGCGGCCGGGCCTTCCCGGCGGACGAGATCGCATCGTACGAGCGCTCCGGTTCGGGGTGGGTGCCCGCGAACCTGGCGCTCGACGCCTTCGGCCGGATCATCACCCCCAACCCGTTCGGGGCGGTCGGCGACACTCGGCTCATGCCCGATCCCGCGACGACGACTGCGATCGTGCACGCGGAGAGCGAGCACCCGGTCACCGTGATGCTGGGCGACCTCGTGAATCCCGACGGCACCCCCTGGGACTGCTGCCCGCGCACGTTCCTGCGCGACGCGATCCGGGATCTCGAGGCGGAGACCGGGCTCCGGGTGATCTCGGCGTTCGAGCACGAGTTCATGCTCCGCGACGAGGATCGGGTGCCCGGGCGGAAGCCGTTCTCGCTGGAGTCGCTGCTCACGTACGAGCCGCTCGGCTCACGGGTGCTCGACGCGCTGCGAACGGCCGGGCTCGAACCCGAGATGTGGCTGCCGGAGTTCGGGGATCGCCAGTGGGAGGTCACGATCGCCCCGGCCGAGGCGCTGATCGCGGCCGACCGGGCGATCCTGCTGAAGGAGATCGTCCGAAACGTCGTCCGGGAGGCCGGCCTCGACGCGACGTTCAGTCCGATCGTCGCCGAGAACGGCGGCGGCAACGGGGTGCACATCCACCTGAGCCTCATCGACGCCGACGGCACGCCCGTGACCCATGACCCCGCGCGTCCCGGCGGACTCTCGGAGATCGCGGGCTCGTTCGCGGCGGGGATCCTGACGCACGCCGCGGCCATCCAGGCGCTCACCGCTGGTACCGACGTCTCCTACGAGCGTCTGGCCCCGGGGCGCTGGAGCGTCGGCGGTCTCTACCTCGGTGAGAACAATCGCGAAGCGCTCCTGCGCATCTGCCCGCTCTTCAACACCCCGGGGGCCAATCACGCGCGCCAGTTCAACCTCGAGTACCGCGGTGCCGACGCGACGTCGAACCCGTGGATCGCGCTCGGGGTGCTGATCCGCGCCGGTCTCGAGGGGATCCGCCGCGGGCTGCCGGCGCCGACCGTGATCTCGGGTGATCCCGGGCTCCTGCCCGAGGCTGAGGTGGAGGCCGCCTCGTTCGGGGCGATGCCGAGCACCCTTGAACAAGCCCTCGCCAACCTGGAGCGGGACACCGCGGTGACGGGGTGGCTCTCGCCGCGATTGCTCGAGACCTTCCTGCTCGTGAAACGGGCGGAGAGCGCGGAGTGGTCCGCCTTGAGCACCGACGATCGCTACCGCGTGTACGCCGAGGCGTACTAG
- a CDS encoding MurR/RpiR family transcriptional regulator, which yields MSDSPTLAELLKKSYEQLSPAEKRISRALLADYPVAGLEPVNRLAERANVSAPTVLRLLLKLEIGSYPDMQKLLHGEIAARTSSPAAMYATSSTTGPGNGVIEQSRHGIEAGIAATFDGLAFEDLDAIVELLTNTKRRVWTTGGRFSGLLAEYLSMHLRHLRPNVTHVPIGEQARTFALLDITSKDIVVAFDYRRYQEPTVAFLKQAKAQKATTILFTDPWLSPASKHADYLLSNAVAAASPFDSITPGFALVETLIASLVEAIGGDPVQRLRRYDEVEDLLSHPLHRGSDSAT from the coding sequence ATGAGTGACTCGCCGACCCTCGCGGAATTGCTGAAGAAATCCTACGAGCAGCTGAGCCCCGCGGAGAAGCGCATCTCGCGTGCGCTCCTCGCCGACTATCCCGTCGCGGGCCTCGAGCCCGTGAACCGCCTTGCCGAGCGCGCGAACGTGAGCGCGCCGACGGTGCTGCGGTTGCTGCTGAAGCTCGAGATCGGGTCGTACCCCGACATGCAGAAGCTGCTGCACGGCGAGATCGCCGCGCGGACCTCCTCCCCGGCCGCCATGTACGCCACCTCGAGCACCACCGGGCCCGGCAACGGCGTCATCGAGCAGTCACGCCACGGGATCGAGGCGGGAATCGCCGCGACCTTCGACGGGCTGGCGTTCGAGGACCTCGACGCCATCGTCGAACTGCTCACCAACACCAAGCGGCGGGTGTGGACCACGGGCGGGCGCTTCAGCGGCCTCCTGGCCGAGTACCTGTCGATGCACCTCCGGCACCTGCGCCCGAACGTGACCCACGTGCCGATCGGCGAGCAGGCGCGCACCTTCGCGCTCCTCGACATCACGAGCAAGGACATCGTGGTGGCGTTCGACTACCGGCGCTACCAGGAGCCGACCGTCGCGTTCCTGAAGCAGGCGAAGGCGCAGAAGGCCACCACGATCCTCTTCACCGACCCGTGGTTGTCGCCGGCGTCGAAGCACGCCGACTACCTGCTCTCCAACGCCGTGGCCGCCGCCTCGCCGTTCGACTCGATCACCCCGGGCTTCGCGCTCGTGGAGACGCTCATCGCGTCGCTGGTCGAGGCGATCGGCGGTGACCCCGTGCAGCGACTGCGTCGCTACGACGAGGTCGAGGATCTCCTCTCCCACCCACTCCACCGCGGCTCCGACTCCGCGACCTAA
- a CDS encoding branched-chain amino acid ABC transporter permease, whose amino-acid sequence MTMFRRQRNRTLVTGAMLIAIVGLIALLGAFTDPIIERVAVGALVSTVVVLGISIYSGNSGIMSFGHVAFMAIGAYTAAYFTIPVALKQSMFADLPEPLAFLRDVEAPFPVVLVIAAAAAAVFALLTAPAMARLSGLQSGIATLALLVITFTVINSWTEVTRGSSAMIGIPRLTTPLIVFVCVTVAIVVALWYKNSRSGLQLRASREDPEAALASGIAVGRQRAIAWVLSAAVSGMGGALYAAFLTTYSSRTFFLSLTFGFIVMIVLGGYLSTSGAVVGAVAVSLLQELLRRLQDGQFTGGFALPGGVTDLVLSAILILALIKAPTGLMGIRELGLPTPRRKQDLAHE is encoded by the coding sequence ATGACCATGTTTCGTCGTCAACGCAATCGGACGCTCGTCACCGGGGCGATGCTCATCGCCATCGTCGGGCTGATCGCCCTGCTCGGGGCCTTCACGGACCCGATCATCGAGCGGGTCGCGGTCGGGGCGCTCGTCTCCACCGTGGTGGTGCTCGGCATCTCCATCTACTCCGGCAACTCCGGGATCATGTCCTTCGGGCACGTGGCGTTCATGGCCATCGGGGCCTACACCGCGGCCTACTTCACGATCCCGGTCGCGCTGAAGCAGAGCATGTTCGCGGATCTGCCGGAGCCCCTCGCCTTCCTCAGGGACGTCGAGGCGCCCTTCCCCGTGGTCCTCGTCATCGCGGCCGCGGCCGCGGCTGTATTCGCACTGCTGACGGCACCGGCGATGGCGCGACTGAGCGGCCTGCAGTCGGGGATCGCGACGCTCGCTCTACTCGTGATCACGTTCACGGTCATCAACTCCTGGACCGAGGTCACCCGTGGCTCCTCCGCGATGATCGGGATCCCGCGACTCACCACGCCGCTCATCGTGTTCGTGTGCGTGACCGTCGCCATCGTGGTGGCGCTCTGGTACAAGAACAGCCGCAGCGGTCTGCAGCTCCGCGCCTCGCGCGAGGATCCCGAGGCGGCACTCGCCAGCGGGATCGCCGTCGGCCGGCAGCGCGCGATCGCCTGGGTGCTGAGCGCCGCGGTGAGCGGAATGGGCGGGGCGCTGTACGCGGCGTTCCTCACCACGTACTCGTCGCGGACCTTCTTCCTCTCGCTCACGTTCGGCTTCATCGTCATGATCGTGCTGGGCGGCTATCTGTCGACGAGCGGTGCGGTCGTTGGGGCGGTCGCGGTGAGCCTGCTGCAGGAGCTGCTGCGGCGGCTGCAGGACGGTCAGTTCACCGGCGGATTTGCGCTGCCCGGTGGCGTCACGGACCTCGTACTGTCGGCGATCCTTATTCTGGCTTTGATCAAGGCACCGACCGGGCTCATGGGAATTCGTGAGCTCGGACTGCCGACACCCAGAAGAAAGCAGGACCTGGCTCATGAGTGA
- a CDS encoding branched-chain amino acid ABC transporter permease — MWIQLLIDMLGLGTFYALLTLGIALLFGILGLMNFAYGETIMAAAVVLLMLKDSPWWVSWPLAIIVGIVVSVLTERVAFRSLRGADPVTLMIASFAVSSALQAIARMTALPKVQGVPPQPFLQQSFTVLGARISMLQVLTLVLSAAVIALLAIVMQKTSLGMQLRAAAEDFEMAKVLGVRGSFVIMSAFAITGAIAAISAIVIVAKQGAVGAEMGLQPLLIGVVGAVIGGMRSLKGAALGGLLLGMASVLLETFLPTDLIAFRDAFLYTAVIGVLVIRPQGLLAGVKVRVS; from the coding sequence ATGTGGATCCAACTCTTGATCGACATGCTCGGACTCGGAACGTTCTACGCCCTCCTGACCCTCGGGATCGCGCTCCTGTTCGGCATCCTCGGCCTGATGAACTTCGCCTACGGCGAGACCATCATGGCGGCCGCCGTGGTGCTGCTGATGCTGAAGGACTCACCCTGGTGGGTCAGCTGGCCGCTCGCCATCATCGTCGGCATCGTGGTGTCCGTGCTGACCGAGCGGGTCGCCTTCCGATCGCTCCGCGGGGCCGATCCGGTCACCCTGATGATCGCGTCCTTCGCGGTGAGCTCCGCGCTCCAGGCCATCGCGCGTATGACGGCGCTCCCCAAGGTGCAGGGGGTGCCCCCGCAGCCCTTCCTGCAGCAGTCGTTCACCGTGCTCGGTGCCCGCATCAGCATGCTGCAGGTGCTCACTCTGGTGCTCTCGGCGGCGGTGATCGCCCTGCTCGCGATCGTCATGCAGAAGACGAGCCTCGGCATGCAGTTGCGAGCCGCGGCCGAGGACTTCGAGATGGCCAAGGTGCTGGGCGTTCGAGGCTCGTTCGTCATCATGAGCGCGTTTGCGATCACGGGGGCGATCGCCGCCATCTCGGCGATCGTGATCGTGGCCAAGCAGGGCGCCGTCGGTGCCGAGATGGGGCTGCAGCCCCTGCTCATCGGTGTGGTCGGAGCCGTGATCGGCGGCATGCGGAGCCTCAAGGGCGCCGCCCTGGGCGGCCTGCTCCTCGGCATGGCCAGCGTGCTGCTCGAGACGTTCCTGCCGACGGACCTCATCGCCTTCCGCGACGCGTTCCTCTACACCGCCGTCATCGGGGTGCTTGTCATTCGGCCGCAAGGCCTCCTCGCCGGAGTAAAGGTGCGTGTCTCATGA
- a CDS encoding ABC transporter ATP-binding protein — protein MTTLTVHDLFVRYGKSIVAVQGASIEVREGEIVSLLGQNGAGKSTILKVIAGLQPPLSGEVSFGDIDLLHKGANRIAAGIAYVPEDRGVFASLSVGENLRLGAVTRRDRAGVDADIEMQLERFPILRKYWSRGASLLSGGEQQQLSIARALMIRPKLLLLDEPTLGLAPIIVDLIFDVIQQLNDEGVTILLVEQNAVRSIAISDRSYVVQAPGRIIGSGTAQELADNAAVVDYLGFSPLGADPAKGD, from the coding sequence ATGACGACGCTCACGGTGCACGACCTGTTCGTGCGATACGGCAAGTCGATCGTCGCGGTGCAGGGTGCCTCGATCGAGGTGCGCGAGGGTGAGATCGTGTCGCTGCTCGGCCAGAACGGCGCCGGCAAGTCGACGATCCTGAAGGTCATCGCCGGACTGCAGCCGCCGCTCTCGGGCGAGGTGTCCTTCGGCGACATCGACCTGCTCCACAAGGGCGCCAACCGGATCGCTGCCGGCATCGCCTACGTGCCCGAGGATCGCGGGGTGTTCGCGTCGCTCAGCGTGGGGGAGAACCTGCGGCTCGGTGCGGTCACGCGCCGGGATCGCGCCGGGGTCGACGCCGACATCGAGATGCAGCTCGAGCGGTTCCCGATCCTCCGCAAGTACTGGAGCCGGGGTGCGAGCCTCCTGTCGGGCGGGGAGCAGCAGCAGCTGTCGATCGCCCGCGCGCTCATGATCCGTCCGAAGCTCCTGCTGCTCGATGAGCCGACCCTGGGGCTCGCGCCCATCATCGTGGATCTCATCTTCGACGTGATCCAGCAGCTGAACGACGAGGGGGTGACGATCCTGCTGGTCGAGCAGAACGCCGTGCGATCGATCGCGATCTCGGACCGCTCCTACGTGGTGCAGGCACCCGGTCGCATCATCGGAAGCGGCACCGCGCAGGAACTGGCGGACAACGCCGCCGTCGTCGACTACCTCGGATTCTCGCCGCTCGGCGCCGATCCCGCGAAGGGGGACTGA
- a CDS encoding ABC transporter ATP-binding protein, whose amino-acid sequence MSERALVLEHGGMNFDGVHAVEDVSLRLEPGEVLGLIGPNGSGKTTTLNMLSGVLRPTAGRISLDGVDVTRRPLRSRARAGLVRTFQSVKVFGRLTVAENIEAAALGAGMRRSEARRITLEILEELGLSELAEQRADAVPAGQVRSVGIARALALRPTYLLLDEPAAGQNETEAIELIRIIASFAKTRGLGVLLVEHDMTVVMGTCDRLHVLDSGRTVVTGEPEAIRRDPKVIEIYFGRG is encoded by the coding sequence GTGAGCGAGCGCGCGCTGGTTCTCGAACACGGCGGAATGAACTTCGACGGCGTGCACGCGGTCGAGGACGTGAGCCTCCGGCTGGAACCGGGCGAGGTGCTCGGTCTCATCGGGCCGAACGGGTCGGGCAAGACGACCACCCTCAACATGCTGAGCGGCGTGCTCCGGCCGACGGCGGGGCGGATCAGCCTCGATGGCGTCGACGTGACGCGCCGACCGCTCCGGAGCCGGGCTCGGGCGGGCCTCGTCCGGACCTTCCAGAGCGTGAAGGTCTTCGGTCGCCTCACCGTCGCCGAGAACATCGAGGCCGCGGCCCTCGGCGCCGGGATGCGCCGATCCGAGGCCCGCCGTATCACCCTCGAGATCCTCGAGGAGCTGGGGCTCTCGGAGCTCGCCGAGCAGCGGGCCGACGCCGTGCCGGCCGGGCAAGTCCGCAGCGTCGGCATCGCGCGAGCGCTCGCGCTCCGCCCCACCTATCTGCTGCTCGACGAGCCGGCGGCCGGGCAGAACGAGACCGAGGCGATCGAGCTCATCAGGATCATCGCCTCGTTCGCGAAGACCCGCGGCCTCGGAGTCCTGCTCGTCGAGCACGACATGACCGTGGTCATGGGCACCTGCGACCGCCTCCACGTGCTCGACAGCGGCCGCACGGTGGTGACCGGAGAGCCCGAGGCGATCCGGCGCGACCCGAAGGTCATCGAGATCTACTTTGGGAGGGGCTGA
- a CDS encoding amidohydrolase family protein produces the protein MDAEHFSRAVHALPLIDHHVHSVLPRDLERVEFEVHLSESAVAAPAGTTHLDSQAGFAARRHCAPLLDLPAHSAADAYLARRAELGWREATARLLHASGVSTSLIDTGHAGTSLLSNPDFAALSAQEVREIVRLESVAERLIDAGVAAHDFPDALRRALGEAAATGAAGFKSVIAYRAGFDVDPERPSDAEAIAAVADERRTNADAPARVSHPDLLRFLLWSGADTGLPLQLHVGYGDADLDLARCNPALLMPWLRRLPDDASPIMLLHCYPYHREAGYLAQVFPNVYFDLGLAINYTGAASTAVIREGLELAPFGKLLYSSDAWGLPELHLLGAQLWRDGLARALWEFVERGEWSESEALRVAELTSSENARRVYQL, from the coding sequence ATGGATGCCGAACACTTCTCGCGTGCGGTGCACGCGCTGCCGCTCATCGACCACCACGTGCACAGCGTGCTCCCCCGCGATCTCGAACGCGTCGAGTTCGAGGTGCATCTGTCGGAGAGCGCGGTCGCGGCACCGGCCGGCACGACCCACCTCGACTCGCAGGCCGGCTTCGCGGCGCGGCGCCACTGCGCACCGCTGCTCGACCTGCCCGCCCACAGCGCGGCCGACGCGTACCTCGCTCGGCGCGCGGAGCTCGGTTGGCGAGAGGCGACGGCGCGACTCCTGCACGCGAGCGGAGTGTCGACCTCGCTGATCGATACCGGGCACGCCGGGACATCGCTGCTCTCGAATCCGGACTTCGCCGCGCTGAGCGCGCAGGAGGTCCGCGAGATCGTGCGCCTGGAGTCGGTGGCGGAACGCCTCATCGATGCCGGCGTCGCGGCGCACGACTTTCCCGATGCCCTCCGTCGAGCGCTCGGCGAGGCTGCGGCCACCGGCGCCGCCGGATTCAAGAGCGTCATCGCCTACCGCGCCGGATTCGACGTCGATCCCGAGCGGCCGAGTGACGCCGAGGCGATCGCGGCGGTCGCCGACGAGCGGCGCACGAACGCCGACGCACCGGCCCGGGTGTCGCACCCCGACCTGCTCCGCTTCCTGCTGTGGAGTGGCGCGGACACGGGCCTGCCCCTGCAACTGCATGTGGGGTACGGCGACGCGGATCTCGACCTCGCGCGCTGCAACCCCGCCCTGCTCATGCCGTGGCTCCGCCGACTCCCGGACGACGCGTCGCCGATCATGCTGCTGCACTGCTACCCCTATCACCGCGAGGCCGGGTACCTGGCGCAGGTCTTCCCGAACGTCTACTTCGACCTCGGGCTCGCGATCAACTACACGGGCGCGGCCTCGACCGCGGTGATCCGCGAGGGGTTGGAGCTCGCACCCTTCGGAAAGCTCCTGTACTCGAGCGATGCCTGGGGGCTGCCGGAACTGCACCTCCTGGGGGCGCAGCTCTGGCGCGACGGACTGGCGCGGGCGCTCTGGGAGTTCGTCGAGCGCGGCGAGTGGAGCGAGTCCGAAGCGCTCCGCGTCGCGGAACTCACGAGTTCGGAGAACGCTCGCCGCGTCTATCAGCTCTGA